The Cuculus canorus isolate bCucCan1 chromosome 3, bCucCan1.pri, whole genome shotgun sequence DNA window gaggaggtaGGATCTCAGTTCTGTATTTAAGTAACAAATTTTGAGAATTGTTTTTACACATCTTTGTTCCCTACAAACCTTGCAAGAGTAATTAGTTTGTGTACTTTTGCAATTTGTCTAACATCTTTGTTCCCTACAAACCTTGCAAGAGTAATTAGTTTGCGTACTTTTGCAATTTGTCTAAAAGATGTCTTAACAAGATGAAACCATCTATATTTTGAGCAGAGTTTGTGTCTTCTTCAGGGAAATACAAGAATTGGCTAGTTCGCTTTCTGGGCTGTCTTCCTGAATGATCCATGCTTTATGTTTCAGTCTGCTGTGATACTTAGCCAGTGAGGAGGACTGCCTACGTGGCTTATGACATAATCTTaagattgttttccttttccttactcTTCAGTGATTATTTTCCTTGATAAACCAATGGTGTCTTGCACGATCCTTACTAACAAGTCTGAAAGATTTCAGACAAGTCTGAAATTCAGACATTTTTGTTAAATGCCTCAATGgaatttcttcttcacttttcagattctttttgATCAAGTCTCTTTGAAATTGAAGCTTTGTCAGAACCTGTTTTCTAAGTGTTAACATCTTCCTCTGTGCACAGTTTAGCTAACAAATTTCATCAAGCTTTCTcaagaattttgtttttttgaaggaGTGTGATAATAGGTTTAAGCTATGAGATAGGAAgtattaaagttttttttttccagtgctcttAGAACTCAGTTAATtaactttttgaaaataaaagataaaggTTTTAGTACCTAATTTCCAAGGAAATCCCTCTCCAGTGATCCGAGAAGCAGCTGTAAACTTTGCTCTGACATGAAATAATAGGAGAAAAGCAGGAactcagctatttttttttctgctggaagagCAGATTTGTATTTACGTTGAAGAAAAAGTTTAAAGTGTTGCATTGAATAATGCCTTTTGTTTGTTGTGGGCATAGAATGATGAATAGGTATACAATGAAGACAAAATATCAGTCCATTAAATTAAGTTAtggcagcaaaataaaattatggaGCTTATCCCTACTGTTCACTAATCCTGTTAAACAGGTATGTGGAAGTTGCTCTGCAAGCAGTGTTGTAAGTTTTTATGTACATCCTTAAAACTTTACaacctttcttttccagaaaattaGCATACTGTTGTGTAAGGTAGTTTTCAGGAGtagttcaaaattatttttaaatcttgtcTCTCTGCATAAAAATCTAATACGTAGTGAAGCAGTGTCTTTAAACAAATTTGTTATCTCTTGGCTACTTGTCAATAGCTGTCACAATCATGGTATTAAGTTATTCTGCCTTTCGTTATCCTTTCTCAATTGCTTTGAATAACCTAGGATATTTATTAACGTGTCCTCTATTATAGAATGCTCTAATTTTCGTTATGTGACTATGTTTATATCAGTTCATGGTAAGCTTCTCAACATGCAGCAATTCACtttgaaaataggaaaataaagctACAGTGATTCTGAAAGAAGATGCTGCTTTTAAAGgcagttttaaaatgaacacTTTTGCCTTTAGCTGTCTCAGCAGGAGGCTTTGCAAGTATGGAAGGTTTTGTTCTTCCTCCCTCTTATTCCCCTGGTTGTTTCCAGAAATCTAGCGTCCATGTTGATAAGTCTAAGAATGAGAGTTCTAGTGTTGAACACTGTTCTAGTGCCACTGTTTGATTCTTCTGGAGATTATTTCTATGTGATTAACTAAAGACTAGTATAAATATGGCTTTGATGTTTTGCTAGATAAACATGCAAGAACATCTGCCTTTTGTGTAGGAGATGCTTCCAAACAGTGCCATATATTatgcacatttattttattgcacattgtcttcatttatttcaggagattaaaaaaaacaaacctctaaATTTCTTGTCATATGAATACTGAAATTCCTGTCCCCTAACAGATTCTTTGTGCTGCAAACCCACTGCCAAAGTTTTTCCTGTAAACTCTAAGTTGTAACTTTTCTTGTTATATCTTCTTTGGCTTTGCAGATCAAGTATGGCAGAATAAATATATCATCTAATTCatataaatacaattttcatatatttcagtagtatttttctgaactcttggctgaaaaagtatttttgtacaCTTTACAGAGCAAAGTTAATACtgtttgaaattttaatttacagaaggTACAATTACCAATTTTCAGGTTGGACTTTTAAAATAGTTCACATAATGTTTGTGTAATGGTAGAGGTTTGTGTTACGGGTCCCTTATTACCCAGGGGTGCTTTTTGTGGGCAGTTTTTGGTACAAGGTGCAGCGGTTCCTTGGTTTGTGaaatttttgctgcttctgtacTAGCAGAGCAGCATTTTGTATTGAACGGAATAGTGTCCTGCCAGTTCTTTTCATGCAAAAAAGTTAAGTAAGTgaagagctgggaaaaaaaaatggattcaaCCTCCTGACAGTGGAGAATTTCTTGTTCTGGAGAAATTAATGTCAATGCTTCTTTACCTTGGAAAGGGTCAGAAGTCCTTGAACTTGTCTGTAGTCCATTTGATGGTAAGGTAGGGATGGATTTTCTGTTCGTTAAAAGATTGGCTCTTGTAGTCACTGAAAGCTGACTGTATTTACTAGTAAGCAAAAAGGCCCCTTCTTGCTCTCTGATACATGTTTACGTTTTATTATACAAATCTGCTAATAAAAATCAGATCAGGTGTTTGTATGGTCATTTCTAGAACACTTTACAATTTAAGTATACTAAATTTTAACTATGCGTACAAAAGTCTTGCAATAAGGTTATTAAGACTTAAACTGAGtagtaatttgttttcctgagaaCACCTTTCATGAATTTGGGAGCACTGTAATATGAGAATCCCGTGTCTCAAAGAATGAACCTCTAAAAAACCTAACTGCTTAAACAGTTTGAAtcattcttgattttttttattttctttcttccctcttttaaaGGTGCATTTGAGCTTCTTACTGTTTCTTCATCGGCTAGCAGAAGAAGCCAGGACAATTGCTTTTGagaacaaaagtaaaataattaaaccTGAACACACTATAGCTGCAGCAAAGGTAATAAAgtgttttcaatgtttttcttttttgttttgtggaaaaTGTATTATGACAGTATATAGAAAAGTTTTCGGTGTTGGTGCTACTATATTTTTGTAATCCAAAACTTGTAGAAATGTAATGTTCTTTAATCCATCATTAGCATAAACCATATTAACTCTATCCTGCTAGATATAGCTCTATTTTTACCTGATTATTCCATGTTTAAATTCATAGTTTCGATACGTGGATGACTCTACACAGTAGCCTACCAGCAAGCATCCATGGGCTGAAAGCCCAGGGAGCAGGAGCAAATTCTGGAGTTGGAGGAGCTTGATTTTAGATGACACTAATAATATATCAAAGCAGCATGCTATCTTAACTTCAGTAACGTAAATGAAGGTTTATGGAACAAGTCAGAAATACTTCAGAGAGGTTTGAATACCTTACTGACACCTTCAGTTCTTACCTGCTTAGTCTGAAAGATGTTTTAAGTGGATTCTTGCTGCGTTGTGTGGATACTACTTGAACAAACACATTGTGTATTGTTTTGGGCAAAGGAAGAGCTAAGAGAGGATTAAACTATGGATTGCTGTATGGGTAGTTCAGTATAACAAAAATTACTGTATGGATATCTGTGAAAGAGAAACCatttaaaagaagggaaagaagaaggtGTTACACGGCTTTCTTTCTGTAGAAAGAATTAGTGTTGGTAGCTCATTTCACTCCCTAAGATATGTCTGCTTTATGTGGATTTCATGAAGGAACTTAGTCTCTTTAATTTGTTGAGTTATCTGTTCAGCCACCTACTACTGCGAGGCAAAGTGGAAGAACAAAACTCTGTTATCTGATACTTGGGTCCTGTGTGTTCTGTttatcttcaatatttttttcttcctctggcGCAATGCTTAGTTTGATACTTTCTACTACTATAGTAACAGAAATATATACAGGATGTGTAGGTTAGCCAAGTTAATGTTACAGTTGGAATCTCATGcatttgtaatttctttttaactgcaatcttaacattattttaacatttttgtgtgctgtttattttttttttaagatgagaagaaaggaaaaactgcctGTATTTTAATAATGTTAACACTTAAATGGTCCCACTTGAGCTTTGAAGTTCATTTTTCAACTTAAACTGGAAACCAAAAAATGTCCTTCCGAGGGTCTGGGTACTTTTGCTATAGAATGAAATAAggcattacaaaaaaaaatcctgagcaTAGTAGCTGTATAATTgcaaatcttattttttttcttattgtctAAGCCTAACATATGGTGAGAGCTTCAAGGGATTTGCTGATGGCTTGAGAGTTCTATTaccatttttaaagaaagccctttattttacagaattatTGGCGATGAatgttcttatttaaaaaaaatattttttgatatgGCATATTTCTCTatgcttttactttatttctaaCCTTTTCCCTAAACTTTTACCCTTGGTGATTCAACTCCTGGAAACTGATGTTTTGGCTAGGTGAGGCTTTGGTCTGAGTAGCACAGTATTTTGGATTTCTTACTGCTGCCTGGATTGTAGTAATAAAAGAAGTgataaatatactttttttctttttgcaggttattttaaagaaaagcagaggctagaaaacagaacaaaggaatttcaaagcatatttttccatattttcttacTATAACACGAGATCCTGTGAGCCAGCTTTTGCACTTGTGGAAGTATTTAGTTTTGTTGAAGTCTGTCTCCTGACTCTGAGTAtcctgctgtttctttaaaaatgtaatttaagaaaCTTAAAATTTGAGAAACTTATATTTTCATACACTTTgtgcataattttaaaatgtgtgtcaCTTCTCATTTAAGAGTCTTGATGTACCTTATTTCTTCCATAATAATGGAGGAATGCATATACCATAGTCACTCTTCAGGTATGATGTGTCATTTTTTATTAGAAGTGTGAAACTTTTAAAGGagaacagtaataaaaatgcagGTTGCACTAAATCCATTGAAGATTATGCAGATCAAAGCAGATTTACTTGCTAAATGAAatctgtacttttaaaataatcactgTAGAAATTCATGCATTAAATATCTTGGCttcaatttatttataaatgtcttaatatttttttgaaatgacTTTGAAAAGTAGGTGAAAGCTTCTGTGTTCTGTGGAAAGAAtgcatattttgtatttctaaatc harbors:
- the CENPW gene encoding centromere protein W, which codes for MKRLAPRSTLRKIIKKHKPELRLAANADLLVHLSFLLFLHRLAEEARTIAFENKSKIIKPEHTIAAAKVILKKSRG